A stretch of DNA from Gimesia chilikensis:
TCTAGGACACTTTGTACCCTCCGCGAAACCCGAGGTTCTATGGACAACAGTCATTCTTACCACTTATTTTTTGTGGGATCTATTGACAAAACTATTTAAAAAAATTGAGCTAGCCCCACACTCAGTTGAAGGCCCCACACTCCAAAATAAAAGCCAAATAGTCCAAAAGGTTTGCTCATGCCCTATTATCATCCTTAAAAAGCTATGGTTATGGGTTACCAAATGGGAATGGAAATCATTCTTAAACCGCGGATGGGCTTCATTCGTTTGTTCCTTTATGTCGATACTAGCCTTCTATTTTTTACCCCTAGAAACCACAAATACACTCACCATCGTTTTCATAGACCTCGATCTATTCTTTCTGATCCTTACATTTAGGGCCATGAAGTTAGAGGACTTCGATAAGCTCTCTACTTGTCAACATGTCGGATGGATCACACTACTGGTCTTTTTTTTGGGACTAATGATATCCCTCCACTTACTGCCTAAGTAGTCATATAAAAACATAAGCATAAAACACTCGTCTCCTCAAAAGATTTACTAAATACGATTTTCAACTCATAACTTTTTTGACAACTGAATTGGCATCTTCATGGGACGCAAATTAACAATTTATATGCTAGATGGTTCTGCCACGGGTCCCAAAACAATAGAGATTGGTAACTGGTCAGGAAAGGCAATATATTGCCCAAGAGCAAAACTAAAATCACTACTCTCACGACAAGAATTTGATTCACCTGGAATTTATTTCTTGAGAGGACAAAGTGAATCATATGAATTTGATGAATCTATCTATATTGGTGAGGCTGAAGAACTTCGCGCGAGGTTAAAACAACATATTGCAGATCGTGATTTTGATTCCGTGATATGTTTTCTAAGTAAAGACGAAATGCTAACCAAAGCGCATATCAAATACCTTGAAGCAAGACTAATCTCACTATCGAGAGAGGCGAATAGCTCATACGTCGAAAATAGCAACACTCCTAAGGCTTCTCGAATCTCAGAAGCTGACATATCTGATATGGAGTATTTCATAGAGCAAATTAGATTAATTCTACCAACAGTAGGATTAAATTCTTTGGTTGTCGCTGCCCCTCACTCAGTCCAATCGGTTTCAACAGAGGACAATGATCCCACTTATCGTATAAAATCCAAATCTCTCAATGCCACTATGGTTGAAACAGATGGA
This window harbors:
- a CDS encoding GIY-YIG nuclease family protein, whose amino-acid sequence is MGRKLTIYMLDGSATGPKTIEIGNWSGKAIYCPRAKLKSLLSRQEFDSPGIYFLRGQSESYEFDESIYIGEAEELRARLKQHIADRDFDSVICFLSKDEMLTKAHIKYLEARLISLSREANSSYVENSNTPKASRISEADISDMEYFIEQIRLILPTVGLNSLVVAAPHSVQSVSTEDNDPTYRIKSKSLNATMVETDGAFVVKAGSQANISTSNSISEGWLKIRKKLLEAEVLKKQGKYLVFTEDASFSSPSAASSVVLGRQAPGPVSWLNQDGITYKEVQESPNNI